Genomic window (Actinomycetota bacterium):
GCCCCAGACATTTTAAGAAAAATCCTGTATTCGATAATTGACGAAAACAAAATAAAAAAATTTGAAGAGAAGCTTGAGTTGGATTTCTCTTATTCAATTCAGAATAAAGGACGCTTCAGATGTAATTATTATTTTCAGAGAGGAACGGTTGCAGCGGCATTCAGGATGGTAACTTCACAGATTAAGTCACTGGAAGAGCTCGGGCTGCCGCCCAAGGTAAAGGAATTTGCAGCTTATCCAAGAGGGCTGGTGCTTGTCTGCGGGCCTACGGGAAGCGGAAAATCTACAACCCTTGCTTCAATAATAGATATTATAAATGAAACAAGAAGTGAGAATATAATAACGATAGAAGATCCCATAGAATATCTTCACAGGCATAAAAAAAGCATAATCAGCCAGAGAGAAATTGAATCAGATACAACCACTTTTGCAACAGCTTTAAAATATGCCCTCAGAGAGGATCCGGATGTAATTATGGTAGGAGAAATGAGAGATCTTGAAACAATTTCCAATACTCTTACCGCTGCTGAAACAGGGCATCTTGTTTTTTCAACTCTTCATACTCAGGATGCAGCGCAGACTATCGATAGGATTATTGATGTATTTCCCACTCACAGCCAGCAGCAGATAAGACTTCAGCTTGCCGGTACATTAAAAGCGGTGCTTGTTCAGCAGCTTGTTCCCAACAGAAACAATGATGGCAGAGTTGCTGCAGCAGAGCTTATGATAGTCAATACAGCAATCAGAAATATGATAAGGGATGTGAAAAGCCATCAGATATATACCGCAATGCAGTCTTCGGGCAAGGAAGGGATGATCATGATGGATATGTCGCTGGCAAGATTGCTTAAAGAGGGAAAAATAAGCCAGGAAATGGCATTTGAAAAA
Coding sequences:
- a CDS encoding type IV pilus twitching motility protein PilT, giving the protein MEININELLGKCIDLKASDLHLVVNSKPVIRINGILSKMEEYEILAPDILRKILYSIIDENKIKKFEEKLELDFSYSIQNKGRFRCNYYFQRGTVAAAFRMVTSQIKSLEELGLPPKVKEFAAYPRGLVLVCGPTGSGKSTTLASIIDIINETRSENIITIEDPIEYLHRHKKSIISQREIESDTTTFATALKYALREDPDVIMVGEMRDLETISNTLTAAETGHLVFSTLHTQDAAQTIDRIIDVFPTHSQQQIRLQLAGTLKAVLVQQLVPNRNNDGRVAAAELMIVNTAIRNMIRDVKSHQIYTAMQSSGKEGMIMMDMSLARLLKEGKISQEMAFEKCHNKEELLRYISSDYIVY